From one Pseudomonas sp. MYb118 genomic stretch:
- a CDS encoding response regulator — MPNILLVEDDSALSELIASYLERNGYSVSVISRGDHVRERARINPPDLVILDLMLPGLDGLQVCRLLRADSATLPILMLTARDDSHDQVLGLEMGADDYVTKPCEPRVLLARVRTLLRRSSLSEPQTANDRILMGNLCIDLSERTVSWRGQPVELSSGEYNLLVVLARHAGEVLSRDQILQRLRGIEFNGTDRSVDVAISKLRRKFDDHAGEARKIKTVWGKGYLFSRSEWEC, encoded by the coding sequence ATGCCCAACATTCTCCTGGTCGAAGACGACAGCGCCCTGTCCGAACTGATTGCCAGCTACCTGGAACGCAATGGCTACAGCGTCAGCGTGATCAGCCGCGGTGATCATGTGCGCGAGCGCGCGCGGATCAATCCGCCGGACCTGGTGATCCTCGACCTGATGCTGCCGGGCCTCGACGGTCTGCAGGTGTGTCGCCTGTTGCGCGCCGATTCGGCAACGTTGCCGATCCTGATGCTCACCGCCCGCGACGACAGCCACGACCAGGTGCTGGGCCTGGAAATGGGCGCCGACGACTACGTGACCAAACCCTGCGAGCCACGGGTGTTGCTGGCGCGGGTGCGCACCTTGTTGCGCCGCAGCAGCCTCAGCGAGCCGCAGACCGCCAACGATCGCATCCTGATGGGCAACCTGTGCATCGACCTGTCGGAGCGCACCGTGAGCTGGCGCGGGCAGCCGGTGGAGTTGTCCAGCGGCGAGTACAACCTGCTGGTGGTGCTGGCCCGGCATGCCGGCGAAGTGCTGAGCCGCGACCAGATCCTGCAACGCCTGCGCGGCATCGAATTCAACGGCACCGACCGCTCGGTGGACGTGGCGATCTCCAAGCTGCGGCGCAAGTTCGACGACCACGCCGGCGAGGCGCGCAAGATCAAGACCGTGTGGGGCAAGGGCTACCTGTTCAGCCGTTCCGAGTGGGAATGCTGA
- a CDS encoding ATP-binding protein, with amino-acid sequence MFRILFRLYLVTIVSYSAAIYLVPDVVVKVFHERFVTYNLDYSRGLQTLIVKQFRDVPQSQWPALAAEMDKQFQPLGIVLSRNDDDGLTLAEQKRLQRGENVVRIGDWGWRTLAVAPLNEQMVVQMVVPPDPLDVNLLYWSINVLVGATMLACLLVWLRPHWHDLERLKATAERFGKGHLGERTQIAASSNIGSLAHVFDTMAGDIENLLNQQRDLLNAVSHELRTPLTRLDFGLALALSDDLPAASRERLQGLIAHIRELDELVLELLSYSRLQNPARLPERVEVALDEFIDSILGSIDEELESQLVIDVMLHGQLERFILDPRLTARAIQNLLRNAMRYCEKRIQVGVHVCPKGCEIWVDDDGIGIPDDERERIFEPFYRLDRSRDRSTGGFGLGLAISRRALEAQGGTLNVEPSPLGGARFRLWLPTPA; translated from the coding sequence ATGTTCAGAATCCTCTTTCGCCTGTACCTGGTCACCATCGTGTCCTACAGCGCGGCGATTTACCTGGTGCCGGACGTGGTGGTCAAGGTGTTCCATGAGCGCTTCGTCACCTACAACCTCGACTATTCCCGCGGTCTGCAAACGCTGATCGTCAAGCAGTTCCGTGACGTGCCGCAAAGCCAGTGGCCGGCGCTGGCCGCCGAGATGGACAAGCAGTTCCAGCCGTTGGGCATCGTGCTCAGCCGCAATGACGACGATGGCCTGACGCTGGCCGAGCAGAAGCGCTTGCAGCGGGGTGAAAACGTGGTGCGTATCGGCGACTGGGGCTGGCGCACCCTGGCCGTGGCACCGCTGAATGAGCAGATGGTGGTGCAAATGGTGGTGCCGCCGGACCCGCTGGACGTCAACCTGCTGTACTGGAGCATCAACGTGCTGGTCGGCGCGACCATGCTCGCCTGCCTGCTGGTGTGGCTGCGCCCGCACTGGCATGACCTTGAGCGCCTCAAGGCGACGGCGGAGCGCTTCGGCAAGGGCCACCTGGGCGAGCGCACGCAGATCGCCGCGAGTTCCAACATCGGCAGCCTGGCCCATGTGTTCGACACCATGGCCGGCGACATCGAGAACCTGCTCAACCAGCAGCGCGACCTGCTCAATGCGGTGTCCCACGAATTGCGCACGCCGTTGACGCGGCTGGATTTCGGCCTTGCCCTGGCCCTGTCCGATGATTTGCCGGCCGCCAGTCGCGAGCGCCTGCAAGGCTTGATCGCGCACATCCGCGAGCTCGATGAACTGGTACTGGAACTGCTGTCCTACAGCCGCCTGCAAAACCCGGCGCGCCTGCCGGAGCGGGTCGAGGTGGCGCTGGACGAGTTCATCGACAGCATCCTGGGCAGCATCGACGAGGAACTGGAGTCGCAGCTGGTTATCGACGTGATGCTGCACGGCCAGCTGGAACGCTTCATCCTCGACCCGCGCCTGACCGCCCGGGCCATTCAGAACCTGTTGCGCAATGCCATGCGTTACTGCGAGAAGCGCATTCAGGTGGGGGTACACGTCTGTCCCAAGGGCTGTGAAATCTGGGTCGACGACGATGGCATCGGCATTCCGGACGACGAGCGCGAGCGCATTTTCGAGCCGTTCTATCGCCTGGACCGCAGCCGCGACCGGTCGACAGGCGGCTTCGGCCTCGGACTGGCGATCAGTCGGCGGGCGCTGGAAGCGCAGGGCGGTACGCTCAACGTCGAACCGTCACCGCTGGGCGGCGCACGGTTCCGCTTGTGGTTGCCGACTCCGGCATGA
- a CDS encoding anti-sigma factor: MNEQARPSDEQLVAYLDDELDTDQRSRVDAAIAEDSTLNLRLQWLARSNLPFRQAYDELAQQAPVDRLQAMLDTLPAPAKPALNRRRFLAAAAGLVLSGVLADRLYLGWRASQTKHNWRGLVADYMALYVPETLKHLPVDDLTHGAQLRTIDERLGVTLTPAQLALPRVELRRAQILEYDGVPIAQITYLDPAHGAMALCVTLSHKGSRPFAHERRHEMNVVYWADTEHAWMLIGHNPAAELEEMAKLLKSRLSA, from the coding sequence ATGAACGAACAGGCAAGACCATCGGACGAGCAACTGGTGGCGTACCTCGATGACGAACTCGACACCGACCAGCGCAGCCGCGTCGATGCCGCCATCGCCGAAGACTCGACCCTCAACCTGCGCCTGCAATGGCTGGCCCGCAGCAACCTGCCGTTTCGCCAGGCCTATGACGAACTGGCGCAACAGGCGCCGGTGGACCGTTTGCAGGCCATGCTCGACACCCTGCCGGCGCCCGCCAAACCGGCACTGAACCGCCGGCGCTTTCTGGCTGCTGCGGCCGGCCTGGTGCTCAGTGGCGTGCTGGCAGACCGCTTGTACCTGGGTTGGCGCGCCAGCCAGACCAAACACAACTGGCGCGGCCTGGTCGCCGACTACATGGCGCTGTACGTGCCGGAAACCCTGAAGCACCTGCCGGTCGATGACCTGACCCACGGCGCGCAACTGCGCACCATCGACGAACGCCTTGGCGTGACCCTGACCCCGGCGCAACTGGCCCTGCCACGGGTGGAACTGCGGCGCGCGCAGATCCTCGAGTACGATGGCGTACCCATCGCCCAGATCACCTACCTGGACCCGGCCCATGGGGCCATGGCGTTGTGCGTCACCCTCTCGCACAAAGGCAGCCGACCGTTCGCCCACGAGCGCCGGCATGAAATGAACGTGGTGTACTGGGCGGACACGGAGCACGCGTGGATGCTGATCGGGCATAACCCGGCGGCGGAGCTGGAGGAGATGGCGAAACTGTTGAAAAGCCGGCTCAGTGCATGA
- a CDS encoding RNA polymerase sigma factor, translated as MGQHLARLWRYGLLLSRQRHVAEDLVQATCVRALERAGQFVPGSRMDRWLMSILHSIWLNEVRSRRVRLGQGQVDVDNVLAFDGEHAAQTHVLASQVIRRVDALPEAQRETVFLAYVEGLSYREVAEVLDVPIGTVMSRLAAARAKLAEYPPLQAIPNPSTGERR; from the coding sequence CTGGGGCAGCACCTGGCGCGACTGTGGCGTTACGGCCTGCTGCTGTCCAGGCAGCGGCATGTTGCCGAGGACCTGGTGCAGGCGACCTGTGTGCGGGCGCTCGAACGCGCCGGGCAGTTCGTGCCCGGCAGCCGCATGGATCGCTGGCTGATGAGCATTCTGCATTCGATCTGGCTCAACGAGGTACGCTCGCGCCGCGTACGCCTGGGCCAGGGGCAAGTGGATGTCGACAACGTCCTGGCATTCGATGGCGAGCACGCCGCGCAGACCCACGTGCTCGCCTCCCAGGTGATCCGCCGTGTTGATGCATTGCCCGAAGCGCAGCGCGAAACGGTGTTTCTGGCCTACGTCGAAGGCTTGTCCTATCGCGAAGTGGCCGAGGTGCTGGACGTGCCCATCGGCACCGTGATGAGCCGCCTGGCGGCCGCACGGGCAAAACTGGCCGAGTACCCGCCCTTGCAGGCGATACCGAACCCTTCCACCGGAGAACGTCGATGA
- a CDS encoding tetratricopeptide repeat protein yields MNVRFAVFATQLLLAVALCSTLALANGEDDAPARPNCPKGQVWDTKSQKCVLQTSHLVPDADRTDYAYRLAKDGRYEEALALLDTLEQPDTAKALNYRGYATRKLGRTDEGINYYLQSVKLDPQYAQVREYLGEAYVIKGRLDLAQEQLQMIEAICGNTCEEYRDLAEAIQGSSNT; encoded by the coding sequence ATGAACGTCCGTTTTGCCGTTTTTGCCACCCAACTGCTGCTCGCCGTCGCCTTGTGCAGCACCCTCGCCCTGGCCAACGGCGAGGATGACGCCCCCGCCAGGCCCAATTGCCCCAAAGGCCAGGTGTGGGACACCAAGTCGCAGAAATGCGTGTTGCAGACCAGCCACCTGGTGCCGGATGCCGACCGCACCGACTACGCCTACCGCCTGGCCAAGGACGGCCGATACGAGGAAGCCCTGGCCTTGCTCGACACCCTTGAACAACCCGACACGGCCAAAGCGCTGAACTACCGCGGTTATGCCACGCGTAAACTGGGACGCACCGACGAAGGCATCAATTATTACCTACAATCGGTGAAGCTCGACCCGCAGTATGCGCAAGTGCGCGAATACCTCGGCGAGGCGTATGTGATCAAGGGGCGGCTGGACCTGGCGCAAGAGCAGTTGCAGATGATCGAGGCGATCTGCGGCAATACCTGCGAAGAATATCGGGATCTGGCCGAAGCGATTCAGGGTTCATCGAATACGTGA
- a CDS encoding D-2-hydroxyacid dehydrogenase family protein — MAVQIAVLDDWQDVAKDVLDWSVLEPIGQVSFLHDYPADTETLAQRLADYEVICVMRERTRFDEALLRRLPKLKLLVTGGMRNAALDLAAAANLGIQVSGTDSYKHAAPELTWALIMAATRNLVVEANALRAGLWQQGLGGDLHGKTLAILGLGSIGQRVAQFGQVFGMRVIAWSENLTAERAAEVGVTYVSKQQLFEQADILSVHLVLSDRSRGLVDAQALGWMKPTALLVNTARGPIVDEAALIKALQKQRLAGAALDVFEHEPLPEHHPFRTLDNVLATPHVGYVSQQNYHQFFAQMIEDIQAWAAGAPIRLLG; from the coding sequence ATGGCTGTGCAGATTGCGGTGCTCGATGACTGGCAGGACGTGGCGAAAGATGTGCTGGACTGGTCGGTGCTGGAGCCGATTGGCCAGGTGAGCTTCCTGCATGATTACCCCGCCGATACCGAGACGCTGGCGCAGCGTCTGGCGGATTACGAAGTGATCTGCGTGATGCGCGAGCGCACCCGTTTCGACGAGGCGCTGCTGCGCCGCTTGCCCAAGCTCAAGTTGCTGGTGACCGGCGGCATGCGCAATGCCGCACTGGACCTTGCGGCCGCGGCGAACCTGGGCATCCAGGTCAGCGGCACCGACAGCTACAAACACGCGGCGCCGGAGCTGACCTGGGCGCTGATCATGGCGGCCACGCGCAATCTGGTGGTGGAAGCCAACGCCCTGCGCGCCGGCCTTTGGCAGCAAGGCCTGGGCGGCGACCTGCACGGCAAGACCCTGGCGATTCTGGGCCTGGGCAGCATCGGCCAGCGGGTCGCCCAGTTCGGCCAGGTGTTCGGCATGCGGGTGATCGCCTGGAGCGAAAACCTCACCGCCGAACGTGCGGCCGAGGTCGGTGTGACCTACGTCAGCAAGCAGCAATTGTTCGAGCAGGCCGACATCCTCTCGGTGCACCTGGTGCTCAGCGACCGCAGCCGTGGCCTGGTCGACGCCCAGGCGCTGGGCTGGATGAAGCCTACGGCCCTGCTGGTCAACACCGCGCGCGGGCCGATCGTCGATGAGGCGGCGCTGATCAAGGCACTGCAAAAACAACGCCTGGCCGGGGCGGCGCTGGACGTGTTCGAACACGAGCCCCTGCCCGAGCACCACCCGTTCCGCACCCTGGACAACGTGCTGGCCACGCCCCATGTCGGGTATGTCAGCCAGCAGAATTATCATCAGTTCTTTGCGCAGATGATCGAGGACATCCAGGCGTGGGCGGCGGGAGCGCCGATCCGGCTTCTTGGCTGA
- a CDS encoding alpha/beta fold hydrolase, which yields MPLALSRWLPGLLLTATLPAFAAEGPAYGPELQGFEYPYTVKHFTFESQGKSLQMGYMDVAANGKANGRSIVLMHGKNFCGATWDTSIKALSDAGYRVIAPDQIGFCTSSKPDNYQYSFQQLATNTNQLLKALGIQKASVLGHSTGGMLATRYALQYPDQVEQLAMVNPIGLEDWKALGVPYRTVDQWYERELKLTAEGIRNYERKTYYDGRWKPEFDRWVDMLAGLNKGPGHKQVAWNSALIYDMIFTQPVYYEFKDLKMPTLLVIGTSDTTAIGSDIASPEVKAKLGRYEQLGKQVAQLIPQSTLVEFPGMGHAPQMEEPAKFHQALLAWLDKTHPVR from the coding sequence ATGCCCCTCGCCCTCTCCCGCTGGCTGCCCGGCCTGCTGCTGACCGCCACCCTGCCCGCTTTCGCCGCCGAAGGCCCGGCCTACGGCCCCGAACTGCAAGGTTTCGAATACCCCTACACCGTCAAGCACTTCACCTTTGAGTCCCAGGGCAAATCCCTGCAGATGGGCTACATGGATGTCGCCGCCAACGGCAAAGCCAACGGTCGCAGCATCGTGCTCATGCACGGCAAGAACTTCTGCGGCGCCACCTGGGACACCTCGATCAAGGCCCTGAGCGACGCCGGCTACCGGGTCATCGCCCCGGACCAGATCGGTTTCTGCACCTCCAGCAAACCTGACAACTATCAGTACAGCTTCCAGCAGCTGGCGACCAACACCAACCAGTTGCTCAAGGCCCTGGGCATCCAGAAAGCCAGCGTGCTCGGCCACTCCACCGGCGGCATGCTCGCCACCCGCTACGCCTTGCAATACCCCGATCAGGTCGAGCAACTGGCGATGGTCAACCCGATTGGCCTGGAAGACTGGAAGGCCCTCGGCGTGCCCTATCGCACCGTGGACCAATGGTATGAGCGCGAGCTGAAGCTCACCGCCGAAGGCATCCGCAACTACGAACGCAAGACGTACTACGATGGCCGCTGGAAGCCGGAATTCGATCGCTGGGTGGACATGCTCGCCGGCCTGAACAAAGGCCCCGGCCACAAGCAAGTGGCGTGGAACTCGGCGCTGATCTACGACATGATCTTCACCCAGCCGGTGTACTACGAGTTCAAGGACCTGAAAATGCCGACGCTGCTGGTGATCGGCACCTCCGACACCACCGCCATCGGCAGCGACATCGCCTCGCCCGAGGTCAAGGCGAAATTGGGGCGCTACGAGCAGTTGGGCAAACAGGTCGCGCAACTGATCCCGCAGTCCACGCTGGTGGAATTCCCCGGCATGGGCCACGCACCGCAGATGGAAGAGCCGGCGAAATTCCACCAGGCCCTGCTCGCCTGGCTGGACAAGACCCACCCTGTTCGTTGA
- a CDS encoding YqaA family protein, whose translation MPGAYIGLFFAAFGAATLLPLQSEAVLVGLLLSERYWLWGLLAVATLGNVLGSLVNWWLGRGIERFRERRWFPVSPAHLDKARSHYQRYGHWSLLLSWVPVIGDPLTLVAGVMREPIGRFLLIVTLAKGARYGVLALATLGWLG comes from the coding sequence ATGCCTGGCGCTTACATCGGGCTGTTCTTCGCCGCCTTCGGTGCGGCGACGCTGTTGCCGTTGCAATCGGAAGCGGTGCTGGTGGGCCTGCTGCTCAGCGAGCGCTATTGGCTCTGGGGGCTGCTGGCGGTAGCGACCCTGGGCAATGTCCTCGGCTCGCTGGTGAACTGGTGGCTGGGGCGCGGCATCGAGCGCTTTCGTGAGCGCCGCTGGTTCCCGGTCAGCCCGGCGCATCTGGACAAAGCCCGCAGCCACTATCAACGCTACGGTCACTGGTCGTTGCTGCTGAGCTGGGTGCCGGTGATCGGTGATCCGCTGACCCTGGTGGCCGGGGTGATGCGCGAGCCGATCGGCCGCTTTCTGCTGATCGTGACCCTGGCCAAAGGCGCGCGTTACGGCGTGCTGGCCCTGGCGACCCTGGGTTGGCTGGGTTGA
- a CDS encoding DUF411 domain-containing protein codes for MRTHLRLLALSALFISSLAQAADLIPIEVHRDANCGCCKKWISHLQDNGFKVEDHVEKDMSAFKQQHGVPARLASCHTGLINGKFVEGHVPADQVKALSQRDDLLGVAAPGMPMGSPGMEMDGMSDAYQVIGLKKDGSDVVVADYPAR; via the coding sequence ATGCGAACTCATTTGCGTCTGCTCGCCCTGAGCGCCCTGTTCATCTCTTCATTGGCCCAGGCCGCCGACCTGATCCCCATCGAGGTTCACCGCGACGCCAATTGCGGTTGCTGCAAAAAGTGGATCAGCCACCTGCAGGACAACGGCTTCAAGGTCGAGGACCATGTTGAAAAGGACATGAGCGCATTCAAGCAGCAGCACGGCGTGCCGGCGCGCCTGGCGTCCTGCCACACCGGCCTGATCAACGGCAAATTCGTCGAGGGGCACGTCCCGGCCGATCAGGTCAAAGCCCTGAGCCAGCGCGACGACTTGCTGGGTGTCGCCGCCCCCGGCATGCCCATGGGTTCGCCCGGCATGGAAATGGACGGCATGAGCGACGCCTATCAAGTCATCGGCCTGAAGAAGGACGGTTCTGACGTGGTGGTGGCGGACTACCCCGCCCGTTGA